Within the Salmo salar chromosome ssa12, Ssal_v3.1, whole genome shotgun sequence genome, the region agagtagaggaggaaggtgactTTTTTCATGGGCTCCCCATCACTCCGGACCTCCCCAGAGACATCGTACCCTCCCACCACCAGATGTTCTGCAGCCGCTGCATTGGCACTGGACACACGCACTGACGTAGCGCTCTGTGGAAAGACAACGCAAAATGATAGTGAATCATTTGGACGTTTTTTTCTCTAATCCTTTTTGCATAGTTTACACTACCTGTAATCACTTATGTTCTTATTCTGCTTGCTTATATTACTTGTGCAATATGATTGTTGAGTTCCAATTGCATCCAACTAAAATTGTGCCAATAACACCTACAGCTGCACATTGAGATGGCTTGAGATCATGAGCCATGCAGAAAGAAACTCACCTGCTCCAAGGTCCAGGATGGATGAGAAGCAATGATGTCATAATTTCCAGGAAGTACTTTGGAGAAGGTGTACCTGTGAAATGACCCAAAAACATTCTGTGTTAGAAGCCTTGTGCTTGTACCACCCCCACGTATATTGTCCTGATACAAAAACAACAGCAGATGTGTACAAAAACATTAGCATTGATATGAATGGCTTGAGTTGTCAGTACTGAAAGAAAAgccagtgtgtgtgggagattgTTTGTGTTGTAAAGGGTAGTTATATTGCCTTGTAGTTTAAAGTAATGCTGTTAAGAGATTGAGGAGCGGTCCCTTACTTTCCTCCAGGCTGAGTGAGCACAGTCTGCAGCTTTTCTCCTGTTCCCTCCCTGGTCAGGCTGATCTCCACCCCAGCTGGGCCCAGGAGTTGGCCTTTACTTAGCACCTGGGACATACACAACACATTAACGCCACAACAAAGTAAACTATTATTTCAGAAATGCACATACTGTAGATCCGGTAAGTACAAACACTAAACAACCATTTAAAGAAGTGTCAGATCTCTGTGCCATTCCGTTTAGTCAGTAAATAGTGATGTATTGAGTCTTTGGGGGGGAACGTAGTCTAGCGGTTAaacgcgttgggccagtaacagaaaggtcgctggttcgaatccccgggCCGATTAGATTAAAAAATGTtgatatgcccttgagcaagacacttaaccctaattgctccagtaagtcgctttggataagaggatctgctaaatgactaaaatgtaaatgtattttagccagcaccatccccACAAGGGTTAGGCCAAGGCTTTTTGAAGAAGAGTTCCTCTCACCGCTCCAGAGACAGAGAAGCCAGTGAAGACAAAGTTGATGTCCTGCTCCTTGGTGCAGATATCATTGACCCCGTCCACATAGAGGTCCACACTGGTGGGctctgcaaaaacacagtgttatgTTACAGCACTGCTGGCAATACACAAGAAGTACAAATACACATGAAATTCTCCTTACCAAAGCTCCACCCAAGAGGAGGCTCAATCTTCAACACAAAGTCTCCCTGTAAATAAGAGAGTCAAATATCAGCAAAACTGCCTCTATGAATCAGAGTGGAAGACTCCTCTCTCGTCGCTAAAATGTAGGCAGGTAAACAGCATTTTCCTGTGGCTACCCTATCTCCACCTGATACCGCCACAAGGACCAATAGCATGGATAACTGGTAAAGTACGATGAAATATAATTGTATTCAACATTCTGTCTTGTAGACTACTGCGTCTTATTTTACAGCGACTTCTTTCAGACTGATATCCATGAAGTAACCAGGAAAACAGTCTGATGTTTAGACAAACCAATGCCATACTACTACTATTGCATTTTCATATGCATCAATACCACAGGGGGCTGGTGGGAGAAGCtataggacgggctcattgtaatgtctggaatggaatacatgaaacggtatcaaacacatcaaacgtaTGGAAGCCACGTTTGTTCCATTTATTATTACATTCCAGCCCTTACAATGAGGTCGCCTGCCAACTCTGATCAATACATTCATTACCTTGTCATAGAGGGGAATCATAAAGTATCCATTGATGGGAGCACAGTCGGTCTGATATTTCAAAGAGCCTTGTTTGGTGTACACTTTAATCTGTGAGAGACAAGAAAGACGATATGTATTTAGCAATGCACAAACAGAACCAAAAGGCAAAAGCATGATTTCATGCAATGCATGCTGGACAGTACTAGAGGCTTTTGAAGtcaagtagctagttagctaacgtgaATGACTTACACCGGCAGTCATTAGGGTGAGGGTGGTCCAGTCTGAGATGATTTGACTAAATAGTAATCCTATTATTAGaaatggtgtgtgtatggtgcaATACCTCGTCAGTACAGTGGGGTTTAAGTGGACTGGCAACTAGCTAGCTTAACTTCagcatgctagctaacgttagctagccagtgCGTAAACTGCCATTCGCTCAGAGTTTTAAATGTAGAAAGGGCTTAAAAATCTGTGAAACGCACTTTTTAAATAGCTGCAGGTTATTGCGTTTCTGATGTGTTTTGTAAGGATAGCTAGTTAGTACAATGCTATATTAACTAGTTAGCTCACAAGTTCTGAATTTCGACATGGTTGTGCACGAGAAACCAGCAACATAGATCAGAGATGGCACGTGAGATTAGTGTGGCTAGTCATAGAGTTAGCTAGATCATTTTACTAGCCACCTTGGGGCTAATGTTATTTCATTCAAACTCAACTGTCATTTCACCACTCAAGACCACAAGCAATAGTCTGTCTCCGCCTACTAAGGTAGTAGGCCGTCTCTGCACTCACCTCGATCAGCGAGTAGTTGATTTCAACGTCGGATTTCACGAACCCTCCGCAGGCCACCACAATGTCATCAGCTGACACTGTAATAAACTGGCAGCAGATGATTCCAAATAATATCCAGAACACTGCCATGTCTGCCGGTTCCGTTATTCCGAGTTTACGCCAGAAGATTTTTCTGGACAACCGAATTGACAGTGCACGCTGCCTCCGGTTCCCGTTACGCTGTTGAAGGAGCAGTAGCTAGCTATTCTGGAGGTGTCGACACCTGCTGGTGCGGAGGTGACATAGATTAAGAATGTACTTTTGAAAATGTTGGGTGCCTATTCAAATATGAACAGAATCTTGTCTTTTGGGTTTCCCTACTGAACAAATTAAACAAGTTATATTCACACAAAGTATGACAAGAAATAACATACGTTTTAAATACTTgcattatttattttccttttccaGCCACAATTCAATAAGatataaggcccgaggaggtgtggtatatggccaatataccactgctaagggctgttcttaagcacgacgcaaagcggagttggccatataccacaaacccctgaggtgccttattgctattataaactgtttaccaaagtaattagagcagtaaaaatacatggtTTGTCAAACCCGTGGTATTAagcctgatataccacagctgtcagccaatcagcatccagggcttgaaccacccagtttataacaatGAATAACACACAGATTTTGGAATTATAAAACTTTTGccaaaatgacatcttactagttGATTCAAATGTAACAGTTCACTCATAAACAAAGGTTTGCAATGGATAAAACAACACTTCCCCTTTATGGAACACAGGCAGTGGAGACAGAGTACAGTAAAAAAGTATTAGTTCAGTTTGGTATGTAGCGGAAGTTGGGACAGTAGATctcaaatacattttgaaatattaAATCACATGTAGCTTGTCATGGTCATTAAAAGTTAATACTTAGGGGGAGTTAATGGAAATAGTAAACAAGAGATTAAGGAATATAAGTTCACACAAATCAATACAGTATACCTTTAAAAGATAAACAAGAAAGGTCACATTTAAAGTGCAAGAAGAATGTTTAGTGTTTATAGGTGTTCATTTGGAACAATATGGgatcagcttttaatttttttaattacttTACTCAGAAGGGCAATTCAAAGCTTTATAATAAGAGTCCTTCTTGGAAGGAAAAAGGTAATAGTCAGCAGAATTATCATCATGACATCACATATAGTAATGTTTATGGTAGGCTACATATAGTAAACAACAAACAGGACAAGATATTCTCCACAAAAGGTATTTTGCCAGCTTTGAGTTCAAACTATTGGTCCAATATTGAAAAACAGTGCTTGTTAAACATTTGAACTTTCACAGATCTCAACATGCGTTGGATCAAAACCAAAGAGCCCTAGGGAAAGTTAATCCCCCAGTTGCATAGTGTTCCTCAAATCTAGTGTCTGCCAGTGGTagggctggtttcctggacacagattgaacctggtcctggactaaaaagctattttaatggagattctccattgagcatgcaTTTTATAGTCCATGTCTAGACTTAATAtatgtctgggaaaccagcccctTTAGTGTCTGCAAGTAATAGTGTTTAGATAGCCAGTTACAAGTAATATCAAGAGCCCTGAGTTTTTTGGTCAGGTAAAACTCAAGGGCCTAATCCTAGCAATTCAGACATGAGTAGCAGAGTCCGGGGGTGGCTGGACCAGGAAGACCCCAGAGTTGGAGCGGTAGCTGGGGCTGACTCTGTCTGAGGAGTGGGACTGGAATCCCGAACCTGTGGATCTAATAGCACAGGTCCTCTGGGCCTGACACAGCTTCTGGATCAGGAAACGCTTGTCTCGCCCATCCTGGCCGGATAGGGAGAAGAGGAGTGTTAGTGCCTAAATTAACCCTATGCCCTATAACAGTGTTATGCCAGATAACTAGGACCTACATTTTTTTCTggtcaggaaaataatcctgtccCTACAGCTAAATCCTATGAAGCTACTGTACGGTATAGAGTTGTGCAGCCATGTAGACTGGTTACTGTAGCTACTCACCATGACTAGCTGTTCCCTCAGTTGGTTGATCACTCGCTTGTGCGCTCCAGCTAGAGCAATGACATAAAACATGGCCAGGCTGAGGGAGGGAAGAGACACAAGGGTTAACAAAGCAGAATTTtgatagcactttgtgacaacgtGTTGATgaaaagagggttttataaatacattttattgattgattggcTGAAACCACAATCTATCGGCCTGGATATCAAATGACAATGAACCGTAGACAGGAGTGATATCATTGGCTGGAACCCATACCATGTGATGACAAAAAGGGAGACGGCGAAGGCCTCAGAGGAGATGGCCAGGAGGAATGTGCGTGCTCCTGCAGGCAGCTGGGACACCGTCCGGGGGACCACCTCCCAGGATGTGGTGTAGTTAATGAAGGGACCACAGGCCTGGGAACAGCTGATCCTGATAAGGGAGAAATGGGAGGGTTAGTGTCCCCAACAACTGATCTAGGAGCAGACTGATACTATTTTCACACTATGGTGCCAAGCCAAACAGTACTGTGCTGACTCAAATATTTTCCTTTCCAGCCCAGTTTCAGCAACAGTACAGCAGTACAGCTAAGCTAGGCTCAGTTAGGCTCAGCAGTGTGAAAAGGGTATGAGATTGGTGCACGGTGAGTTTCAGTGAAATTAGCCATATTATGGTTATCTATGGAAATAAAGATGCATGCATGCTAGGCTAACTGCAGCCATGTACTCACTGTGCGATGCCAATGGTGACAGGTACACAGGCCAGTGCCAGGCCaatcagcagcacagccaggaaGAAGAAGTTGGAGCTGGAGGCTCGGAACGGACGGGTGGCCGGGCGGCAGTTATTCACCAGGGTCACCTGCAGGGTAGACAATACATACATTAATCAACATATCTGTGGGTGAGAATTCCCTTTCAGTAGTTTCAGTCAACATAATACACACAGGTATGGGATATTCCTTTTCTCTATCAATTGGCGGTAGGAATTAGGATAAGGAAATATCCTGACCTATACTATTACCTATGTGGTACAGTATGTCTAATTTAACTCAATCAGGGAACCACGgttacctacagtatgtaacCAGACCTTTAGTCCCAGCTTAAaccatacactacaactaaaAACACCAACAGTCATTCATATCAAGTACCTTCCTGATgcttttactgtactgtattacatAGAACTACAATTATGTCCACCGGCCCATCTATCACAGTACATTGATACGGTCTAGTATTTCTATGGTATGCTACCTTTTTGATGTAGAAGATGATGAAGTACTTGATGGTGCAGATGGCGGGCAGCAGGGGGCAGTAGAACGTCCCGATCCAGCAGATGGTCTGGCCGTACACAATTTCCAGGACGTTCTGGGGGATGGCAAACTCCTGCTGGCCCCACCACTTGGCCAAGCCGCAGtcacagtagtccactataagtctagggggagggaggagggagagaaccatcagaagaggagaagagcgaagaggagagaagagaaaagattACTTACTTCCTAGGGAACTCCACAAAGACAGTGACGGCACCAATGATGAGGAAATCGAAGATCATGAGTTTGTACATCTCCTGGCCCACGCGAGACTCCCAACACTATAGGCAGAGGCAGAATCATATGAGATCATAGTAACGACCAATatcaatatgtacagtaccagtcaaaagtttggacacacctagtcattccagggcttttctttattttcactattttctacattgtagagtaatagtgaaaacatcaaaacaatgaaataacacatatggaatcatgtagtaaccaaaaaagtgttaaacaaatcaaaatatattttatatttggagtttcttcaaagtagccaccctttgccttgatgacagctttgcacactcttggcattctctcaaccaacttcatgaggtagtcacctggactgcatttcaattaacaggtgtgcggaACCTTTCAAGAAccttgaacgtttcttcaagtgcagtcgcaaaaaccatcaagcgctatgatgaaactgactctcatgaggaccgccaca harbors:
- the LOC123725466 gene encoding transmembrane channel-like protein 7 isoform X2, yielding MVSSAVTTPAPLAVAWWFSTSTSQTSSQGRAFWSRPTSSMVTTRSATGFKRKLVQDEDRFQSFCNKIFAGWDFCIVNDSAARLKRSSLLYELKTDLEEERIKQKIADRTRKEKCRIYVIRLILNLFVIAVLAACFYSIYIATNFSQKAQMTKVNFILDLIYEYLPSIVITLANFITPLIFSLIIQFEDYSPAFEIRFTLMRCVFMRLTSICVLLVSLWGQITSCQEGNCVCGYNHILYPCWESRVGQEMYKLMIFDFLIIGAVTVFVEFPRKLIVDYCDCGLAKWWGQQEFAIPQNVLEIVYGQTICWIGTFYCPLLPAICTIKYFIIFYIKKVTLVNNCRPATRPFRASSSNFFFLAVLLIGLALACVPVTIGIAQISCSQACGPFINYTTSWEVVPRTVSQLPAGARTFLLAISSEAFAVSLFVITCLAMFYVIALAGAHKRVINQLREQLVMDGRDKRFLIQKLCQAQRTCAIRSTGSGFQSHSSDRVSPSYRSNSGVFLVQPPPDSATHV